A stretch of DNA from Arachis hypogaea cultivar Tifrunner chromosome 19, arahy.Tifrunner.gnm2.J5K5, whole genome shotgun sequence:
ttaaaaaaaaggtTCTATCTAAAAAGAAATTAAGGCTTTAAACAAACACTATGTATGGCAAACATTTAATTTAGTTACGTCAATGGATTATCTTCTTGGGAAAAAGTGGCCTGGCACTGAACAATTTTTGGGAGTTACACAagcatataaaaatatatgtgCTTGTAATTGTACGGGGCATTACATGATTTTCTGGAtttcttaatattattatatattttaaggaGTTTAGTGAATAAATAtcttaaaaatattgttaaacacaaaataaaagaaattaaaattataatatatatatatatatatatatatatatatacaaaaatttcaCTTTTGATTTCTTGTAGCATTTATAAGCAAACCAGATTTTAATTTTGATCTATGAAAACTTTCATATATGTTTCCTGTTGTTTGCAAAATATATATCTTAGTAATACGTTAGTAAAGCTTTTTGTATGACAATAATATACCTAGCATCACCGTAACATCGAGATTCATATAATTAAATCGTTTTAATAAGTAGGGATTTTTCATGAACCTttaattttaatctaaaaatttatttgttaaattaatCATTAAACTTTTTGAAATAATGTTTATGACACATAGATTTTCAAATATAAGCATAAAACACCTATGAATTGAAAGTTTTAAAGATAACGCATATAtagtgatgatgagaagaagaaaacgatataactaataagttatgTATATTTTGGTCCCTTAGAAGAAAAACTTAACTTTAATGCTAAGGATGAAGAATTAAATATGAGAATAAAGCAAGGTTTAATTAAGATTTTATTCAAGAATAACATGATGACAATTCTTTAGAACGTGACTCAAAAAGCAAAAAGAAATGTGAGAATATATACGAGCACctacaaaaattaatttgaaatgaAAGGTGACCAATGCGGCCATGAAGTCATGTTCCTACAAACTAGCCAAGAGAAGAAGAACAGTAAGAGTTCATTGTGGTAGGACATTCATTCCAAGGTTCAAGTCACTATCAcaacccatatatatatatgggttgagagagagagagagagagagagagagagagagagagagagagagagagagagagagagagagagagagagagagagagagagagagagagagagagagagagagagagagaatgtatGTGTCCTCGTTCTATCTAATTGATGAAttctcatcaataatcatcatgtTTATATTATCATATATACATTTATAAGCTTTAGATGTAACATGTTATAAACTTTATAACTACATCTAACAATCATTTAAGCTTGGATGGCGCCATCGTACAAATTATAGAAATAATATTTgtgtatataatttattatatttttatatgatataaaagatgaatttttttCTCGTTTTTCATTATAtcacttttaatattaaaattaaaaaatagtaaaaagtgtAAAAAATAGTACATATATATAacctttcttattttttattgatttattatcGGTTACTTTTCTAGTCTTTTAATAACACCTAAATTTaatgatgaaaaataaattaggttaagttttttttattctatataaAAGTTATAGTTACTTAAATATTTTCTTTATCAGATTAAGCTTTTGTAATTAATAGTTTCATGACACACTATTCTCatggaaaaaaaaacgaaaattaatttatttactagAGGTTTGATATAGTCTGAACCTAATTTAATAAATATCCCAGGAATAAAAGAGCAAAAGAATACTATATCCAAAAATATCCCTTACCTTCGTTGGTGGTAAGAAATAAGAAATTGATGAGTGATCAAAGCAACGGTGGCAATAGGCTACAGTATCTGCCTACCACATGCCACTCTCCCTTTTCAACCTCTATTAATACTATTTAAAGATtctgatctctctctctctctactctACTCTCTACTTCTAATTATTATTGCTCTACTGCTCCACTCCTTCATCTATATCCTTTGCATCTCAGTTCACTTTAATTGGCTCTAACTTGCGATACAGTTTCCTTCGGTGATAAAGTATAAACAAGTGTACCCAATAGTATTTCTCACAATTACACCTAGCTTAGCTACCTACTTTATACataccaaattaaattaaaataattcttACCATTTGCAGATCAATGTTGGAGTACTGCTCaagttattacttattattatttACACGCAGTTATGTGCCCtccattataattaataaaaataataataataataataatgaatggAACCTAAACTTTTGTTACTCGTTATTTTACATAATGAACCATTTCTGGGGACAGATGACAACAGCACACCAAAATGTTGACACGTAACCATTCCCCATTTGGTTGTTCCACGTTGACGTGGCACACCCATGGGGTCCACCCTCCTCACCTCCTCCATAaatacccccttcttcttccgtCTTCCTTCTTCCACTCACTAATTCATTCACTATCAACTAACAACACTTGTTTCTTTTTAGTTTCCATCTCTCCCTCAAAAACATACAATAACAATGTCTACAACAACACAAAGGGCAGCGTTTGGTGGCGTAGAAACTCCAAATGGAGACTCACCCAAACAACCCCCTCGAGAATCCCGTGACATCCCTCCTTTAATGTCCCCTTCTTACCCAATCACTCTCAAggtattattattactaatacTAATTAATCACAATGTTTattcatttaattaattaaccacTAACAAGTCATAACTAGTCATAACATCGTTGACCCCATACTATTATGCTTTAACTATGtgttcatgcaaataattaacgCAGTTCATGGACGTGGGGTACCGGATAAAGATAGAGAACAAGCAAGCTAAAGGAAGGTGCATTAAGAAACTTTTCGCAACTGATCGCGAGTCACCAACACCGTCCGATCCAACAAGATCAACGGTGCTGCAAGAAAGAACAATTCTAAACGGAGTAACAGGGATAGCGTACCCGGGAGAGATCCTAGCCATCCTTGGTCCATCAGGAAGCGGCAAATCAACGCTCCTAAACGCGCTTGCAGGGAGACTCCATGGTCACGGCCTCACCGGAACAATTCTCGCAAACTCATCCAAGCTCACCAAACCGATTCTCCGCCGAACCGGATTCGTTACGCAGGACGACGTGCTCTACCCGCACCTCACCGTCCGGGAAACCCTAGTCTTCTGCTCCATGCTCCGCCTCCCTCGTTCGCTGCCGCGTGAGGCGAAGATTGCGGCGGCGGAGTCGGCGATTGCGGAGCTTGGACTAGGCAAGTGCGAGGACACCATAATCGGGAACAGCTTCATCCGCGGTGTCTCCGGCGGGGAGAGGAAGCGCGTGAGCATTGCGCATGAGATGCTTGTGGATCCGAGCCTGCTGCTGCTGGACGAGCCGACGTCGGGGCTGGACTCCACGTCGGCGCACCGCCTCATTTCGGTGCTCGGTTCGCTAGCGAAGAAGGGGAAGACGGTGGTTACGTCGGTGCACCAACCGTCGAGCCGCGTGTTCCAGATGTTCGATAAGGTTCTCGTGCTCTCCGAAGGGAATTGCCTCTATTTCGGTAAAGGATGCGACGCCATGCGGTACTTTGAGTCCGTTGGTTTTGTGCCATCTTTTCCGATGAACCCCGCCGATTTCCTTCTCGATCTCGCTAACGGTACGTCAACTTTCTCttcgtttatttttatttttatttttttcattttctgttaTCACAACGGTAACTCAGCTTGATGTTATTCTGTTGTAACAAACTTTTGGTGGCAGTTAAGACTTAATTTCTATAATATTTATGATAagtcatttttatcttttataaattcattcttaaaataacTAAGGTGAAATTGAGAAagtaatattatattattctttttgtcTACAAATGATGGTAGTTTTGACACAATGGAGGAAAAGAGTATGACAAGGATACAGTGATTACAAACTTTTTTGGCAGTTAAAGTAAAGTTTGCACTGTCAAAATTGCTATTTGTTGGTGATAAGTTGGTTAATTATTGATGTTAATTAAGTAAGATTAATTAGGTTAGGAAGGGAATATTTGACTAAATAGACTTGGTGTTTAGTTATGAAGAATTTTTTTTGTAGACGGGGGTAATGAAAAGAATGTGGATTTACCGAATTATTAGTGTTATGGTGTGTTGTAGATGTGACATTTTGATTGTGATTTTGTTGGGAGAATAGTatctaagaatatatatatatatatataagcatggTGGATTGGTGGGTGAGTTTTTGGTTCAATGAATTAATAATGGGACGTCATTAATAAGGAGCATCAAGTTTAGGCAACATGCTGTGACAAACATCATGCTACTATTTTGTTGATACACTTTGCTGGCTACGAATTCAGCATCCCATATGATGAAACTAGGTTATTGTACTATTACTACTACACCCTTTGTCTGTTTAATTTAACTGTAGTTCATGAAGTCTTTCAGGGCAATGGGGTTGCCCTCACCTATATTGCCATAGTggtgtgatgatgattattgttgTGCGtaaagaattttatttatttacatactttATAAATATATGTAGCGTATGAGTGagaggagagaaagataaaggAAGCGTCTCAGCTTTGAGTGGAACAAATCGATTAGATACGTAATGGGTTTTGATTTTCTGTTGGCCTGGGAAtgctttaattaattttatttaaacaaatCCCTTGATGCTTACCACGTGTCCTCTTTTTTCGGAAGTGTTTAATTTGTTATTGCCTCTATcatttccttcttttccttgcttCTTATATATCCagttggtttttctttttctggGGCCAACCACTGATGTGACTCTGACTCCTTTATACTCCTTGATTTTCCCCTTTCCCTTATTTTGTTTCTTCACAGTTCACACTGTTTCATCTTGGCCAAACCTAAAGCATAGAGCCACTGCCTCCTCAACCGAGGCATGTGTTTTTTCCCCTCTAATTCAAGCCCACAATTACCAAATAAATATTTTGGACTTAAGCTGGATTCTGGAAGTATCAATAAAATAGTTGATTGTACTAGagcattatttaatatttatacataTGTATAGTATTGGagttgattttaattttcattcttAGAGAATAATCCAAGACTAAGCTTGTTAATTATAAGACTATTTTTTGGGAGACACAGGGATTTTTTCGATCCCTGTCAGGTGAGGTTAGGTGCCAATGTCATATATATGTGGGGTCCGGAAATATTCCCAAAACTAGAAGGTAAATAATAGAGATACATATATCATACGAAGGAGGAGTTATTATATATAGAGACATGGACCCTTATATTAAAGAGCTATCAACCATATCCTTTTCAACAGGAATTGAACAACTTAATCTACTATCTTTTATTTTGCAAAGGATAACATAATAACATCAGAATCAATTACGCTTTTGTTGTGGTGTCTAAAATTGGCATTTCAATTAACTTGCTTTTGTTGTAGGATAAGTAATAACTTGTCTTTCGAGCATATACCAACCGAGAAAACACTTTAAAGTAACCTCTTGATGCTGATATTGGCATGTAACCTTTGTGACGTGTATATATATAAACCACTCTCTGTTTATTCTAACATATGGTATTATACTTATTTTATTACGAATATTCAGTTATGTATTTCTCCCACTTTTTAATTTAGTGTCAAATGtgttttagattttacattctcttcaaaaataaaaaagaagtggTGTTACATAGCAAAGTATGCTAGTTGTTATTACACTGAAAAGGATGCAAGAGTTTTAACAGAAACACACTATGAACAATTTACAACCTGATGTAATCAGATTAGAGTAATTATAATTGCAAATGTCCTCCATGTGGACCAAGGTTATTTATGGTCAAAAGAGAAGAACGTGACATATTTCATAAAGTTGGAAATGCTTAAGTagtgggctgagacttaagttgTAGATAAGTGGTCTTTGTATTTAAGTTAGTGTTGGACCAATAGTATTGCTTCTTTTAGACTAGACTGGTGGCTGATGTCACCGAGCATAGTCTAGAATTAATTTAATCCGTGAAATAACTGCTAAGGTAAGTAGTGCTCTTTGACTAGGTATTTTAATCTTATATATAGGTGGCACTAGACGATTATGAAGGATATATGTGCCTCTCTAAACCTTTTTTCATTGATCCTTGGGGCCATGATTATAATGTGGATATTGAGGTGGAGGAGGTGATGACGACACTCATAGCGTGAGAAACCATCAATCTTGtaaaagagaggaagaaggaaaaaaaaaaaaaagaattagcaAAGAGGACACCCAGGGAAAAATAAAGTGGCACACTGAATCACTGTCTGCCCTTAAATTAAATGCTGATAAAATCATATATCATAGCATTTATACCTAATTTTAGTTAGCTGTATAAAAGAGGTTTATAGTAATGATGGGGTTGAGTCATAATcaacatatcttatcttttctaatagaATTACaataatattaagtatatatCTCTTTCCTTAGAGAGTCATATCCCTTACTAATAGAATATACATGTTATTATTCTGCTAAAAAACAATAATTATTTGGGTTTGTGGCACTGCATCTAAAGCCGTTTTCCTAGAAAAATAGTGTTTTTGATCAATACAAGCTAGAACATGGTCTTGGGGGTGTTCCTTATTCATCTTTACACATATGGGAAAAAGCTTGACCTTCACTTCTTTGACAATGATCTGGCCAATCGTGCATATGGTTCCCCTTTTCagttttcttattcattttgttttcttaatttctCTCCTTTTCCTCTCTACCTTTTTTAAGTATCTCTCTATTCTTAGGATCTGTTAAAGAGCTACACGTGTTGGGTCTGATTTACAAGATTAAAAACATTTTGTCCCACAAAAGTGAACTTTGATGGCTGAAAggttgaataaaaataaaattgaatagaTTTATGTTGATCAAACATATGAAAGTGGGAGCTGGTGGCCCTATCAACAGTGCCAGCACCATATTAGTGGAGACTCACCATAACACTAGCACATAAGTCAGCTTTTACAAGTTCCACTATCCTACTTAACCATGTTTATGCCTCTTAATCTGACTCCTTTGGATTAATCAATTGCgtgtttaattaatttaattaagcaCATACTTTGATTTACTTTATGATCCTCTTTATCTTGTCCTATACTTTCTTCTGCTTCAGTATCTTTAAGTAAATAGATTTGATCATTTTTAAATGCTAGATTTTATAATACACGGTCCCATATGGCCATTGCCATGGCGAATGGCCATGATGCTACAGCCATAGTTTCCTATAGTTTATTCCAGAGTATATTATTGGTTTTCAGATAAGGTCTCTCATAGAAAATAAGTTTCTATCTGATCTCTCTTGTATATGGTTGATCTGATATGCTTTCTCTTTCTGTTGTGGTCCCTTATTCTTTTATCCAAAGATGAAATCTGAATTGGCTATACTTGCCAACTGAAAGCGAAATAAAGCATAACTAAGAATTATGAAGCCCTCTTGCTTTTCAGATATTATTATGGGATCTTTTGAAACACCTAGAAATTGTTGGATTACCaagtttatttagatattaaATACAAGTacaataacaaattaacaataacaataagagGATGCACCTTTTATTAATGAAACTTGGCTTTGAATTCTGCAGGTGTTAGCCATGTTGATGGTGTAAGTGAAAGAGATAAGCCAAACATAAGGCAGAACCTAATTCATTCATACAACACAGCACTAGCTCCAAAGGTAAAAGCTTTATGCATGGACACTCCCAACATTGTTAATCCTACAAAGAACACACACCCAATGGGAAGAAGCAGATATAGTGACAGGGTTAGCTTCTTAGATTGGTTCAACCAATTCAGCACACTCTTCCAAAGAAGCCTCAAAGAGAGAAAGCATGAATCTTTCAACACTCTGAGAGTGTTCCAAGTCATTGCAGCTGCACTATTAGCAGGCCTAATGTGGTGGCACTCTGACTACAGAAATGTTCAGGACAGGCTTGGCCTACTCTTCTTCATTTCAATCTTCTGGGGTGTATTCCCATCCTTCAACTCTGTTTTCGCCTTCCCCCAAGAGCGCGCCATCTTCATGAAAGAAAGGGCCTCTGGAATGTACACATTGTCATCCTACTTCATGTCTCGAATCGTTGGCGATCTTCCAATGGAGCTTATCCTGCCCACAATTTTCCTCATTGTGACATATTGGATGGGAGGCCTAAAGCC
This window harbors:
- the LOC112776634 gene encoding ABC transporter G family member 25, whose translation is MSTTTQRAAFGGVETPNGDSPKQPPRESRDIPPLMSPSYPITLKFMDVGYRIKIENKQAKGRCIKKLFATDRESPTPSDPTRSTVLQERTILNGVTGIAYPGEILAILGPSGSGKSTLLNALAGRLHGHGLTGTILANSSKLTKPILRRTGFVTQDDVLYPHLTVRETLVFCSMLRLPRSLPREAKIAAAESAIAELGLGKCEDTIIGNSFIRGVSGGERKRVSIAHEMLVDPSLLLLDEPTSGLDSTSAHRLISVLGSLAKKGKTVVTSVHQPSSRVFQMFDKVLVLSEGNCLYFGKGCDAMRYFESVGFVPSFPMNPADFLLDLANGVSHVDGVSERDKPNIRQNLIHSYNTALAPKVKALCMDTPNIVNPTKNTHPMGRSRYSDRVSFLDWFNQFSTLFQRSLKERKHESFNTLRVFQVIAAALLAGLMWWHSDYRNVQDRLGLLFFISIFWGVFPSFNSVFAFPQERAIFMKERASGMYTLSSYFMSRIVGDLPMELILPTIFLIVTYWMGGLKPDLVAFLLTWLVILGYVLVSQGLGLALGAAIMDAKQASTVAAVTMLAFVLTGGYYVHKVPACMAWIKYISTTFYCYRLLTRIQYGDGRKISYMLGCNHGGGDRANCKFLEEDVMGQIGTVGSIGVLFLMFVGYRLLAYLALRRIKI